The nucleotide window CGACTTATGCGCAGATAGGGCTCGCCGCGCCCATCGGCCTGATGGCGGCGCGCATTCTCATCTCCTTCTCGACTGGCGGCGAGTTTGGCAGCGGTACCGCGCTGATGATCGAGCAGAAGAGCAAGCGCAAGGCGTATCTCGCGAGCTGGCAATTCTCGAGTCAGGGCATGAGCACGGTGCTTGCATCGTGCGCGGGTCTCGCCCTCAGCACGCAATTGTCGCCGGAGCAGATCGAGACCTGGGGATGGCGCGCGCCGTTCATCTTCGGGCTGCTGGTCGCGCCGGTAGGACTGTACATCCGCAAGCATATCGACGATACGCTGCCTGGCGCGGCACACGGTTCGGCTCATGCCGCGGCACGCAACCAACCCGTGCGCGAGTTGCTCGCGCAGTGCAAGGGCCGCATTCTACTGGCCGCGGGCATCATGGCCGTGTCGACCGCCGCCAGTTATCTCATGATCCTTTACATGCCGACGTACGCGGTCAAGCAACTGCACCTGCCGGCCTCGACGGGCTTCGCCGCGACGGTCGTCACCGGCGCCATCCTGATGCTGTTCACGCCGATCATGGGCCACCTTGCCGATCGCTACGGGCGCAGCCGCATGATGTTGGTCTCGGCCGTCGCCACGCTGGTGACGATCTACCCATGCTTCGCCTGGCTGCTGTCGAGCCCGTCGTTCTCCGTGCTGATGACGATCATGGTTCTTGCGGGTGCGTTGAAAGCGATCTACTTCGGCCCGCTCGCGGCAGTGTTGTCCTCGCTCTTTCCGACCCACATGCGAAGTACCGGCCTTGGATTCAGCTACAACATCGGCGTAATGGTGTTCGGCGGCTTCACACCGTGGCTCGTCACCGCGATGATCGGCGCAACGCACAACCCGCTGTCGCCTGCGTTCTACCTGATGGCATGCGCAGTGTTGAGCCTCGCCTGCATCGCGGTTTATCACTACAAGCTCACCAAGCATATCTGAAACATGAACGACCCTCTGAATGACCTCACGTCCGATTTCAGCGGCTGGCTGATGTACCACTCGGTTGGCGTATATCCCGGCCACCGCGAAGCGATGAAGGAGGCGCTCGCGGACTTCGCCACGACCTGGTGCGCGCCCGACGACACCCGCTGGGACGCCGCCCTCGCGGCACGCGCGAAACTGTTGTCGGATTGGGCCGCGCTGATCGGCGCACAGGACGCGAACGTGTTCGGCGCACAGAACGTGACCGATGCCTTCGCGCGCTATCTCGACGGCCTCGCGAACGACGTTCTGTGCAAGCGCACCGTGCTGGTCGCGGCGGACTGCTTCCCGAGCCTGCATTACCTGCTCTCGGGCCTGGCCGAGCGGCGCGGCTTCACGCTTCGCACCGTGCCGGTGCGCGAAGGCGAAGACTACGTGCGCGACGAGGACTTTATCGAAGCCTGGAGCGGCGATGTCGCGCTCGCACTGGTCACGTGGGTGTCCTCGCTGACATCGAAGCGCGTGAACCTTGCCGCGATGTCCGGGCAGGCACGCCGTCGCGGTAGTCTCGTGGCGCTCGATGTGACGCAAGGCATCGGCATTCTGCCATTCGATCTCAGGGACACGCCTTTCGACTTCGTGTGCGGGTCGACGCTGAAGTGGCTGTGCGGCGCGCCGGGGACCGGCTTGGGCTATATCGCGACGGACGCGCTGCAACGAGGCGCGAAGCCGGCGGTGCGCGGATGGTTCAGCCAGGAAGATCCGTTCAACTGGAACATCGACGCCTTCACGTATGCCTCGGATGCGCGCCGCTTCGATACCGGCACGCCCTCGGTGCTGCCGTTCGTCGCATCGCAGCCGGGCATGACGTGGATGCGCGCACAGCCCCAGGGCAGCGTGCGTGCGCACAACCTTGCACTGTGTCACTCGCTGATCGCGCTTATCGACGAAAAGGGTTATCGCCTGCTGTCGCCACGTGCCGACGACGAACGCGGCGCGAGCATCATGGCCGAGGTGCCCGCGCATCTCGATGCGGCGAACATCGTCGTGAAACTGAAGGGTGCGGGCCTGTTCGTCGATTCGCGCGGCCGCACGCTGCGCTTCTCGCCGGGCATCTGCTCGACGCAAGCGGGCCTCGCGAGACTGGCGCAATGTCTGCCACGCTGATCACGGCGCGCATCTTCTCGCGCGCGCCGCGGCGCATGGGTATCGCCTGCGTGCTGACGGGGCCGCCGGGTTGCGCGAACCGCTAGCCACCCCGCCACCCTTTCATCACCGATACGAATGTCCATGACCTCATTCTCTACCACTCGCGCTTCCACCGACGCCATCATCGAGGGCGTGCGCGGCATCGTCATGCCGATGCATTGCACCGATCTTCCCGCTACGATGCAGTTCTTTATCGCGCGCCTGGGATTCAGGCTCGACGCGATCTTTCCAGCCGACGCCCCTCGCACCGCGATCCTCTCGCGCGACGGCTTCACATTGCGACTCGGACTCGACGTGGCCAATGGCATCGATACGCTCCAGGTGCTCTGCGACGATCCCGCGCAAACCCCTGGCGAAACACGCGAGATCATTGCCCCGAACGGCGTGAGAGTGCGTCTCGTGCACGCCAGCCCGCCGATGGTGCTGCCGCCGACGCGTCAACAACTGGTGCTGTCGCGCATGGACGGCGACGCGCACTGGAGCGTCGGCCGCGCGGGCATGCGCTACCGCGATCTGCTTCCCGAACGGCATGGCGGTGCGTTTATCGCATCGCACATCCGCATTCTCCAGGGCGGCCCGGTGCCCGACTATGTGCACTTCCACAAGATCCGCTTCCAGACCATTTTCTGCCGCAAGGGCTGGGTGCGCCTCGCCTACGAAGGACAGGGCGAGCCTTTTCTGCTCGAAGCGGGTGACTGCGTGCTGCAGCCGCCGGAGATCCGTCATCGCGTACTGGAAAGCTCGGCGGGCGCGGAAGTCATCGAGCTCGGCAGTCCCGCCGAGCACATCACGATGGCCGATCATGCGATGACGCTGCCCTCGACGGTCTACGGCCCCGAGCACGATTTCAACGGTCAACGCTTCGTGCGTCATGTCGCGAAGCAGGCCACGTGGGCGCCGTGGAAATCCCCCGGCTTCATGGTAACGGACACGGGCATCGGCGCGGCGACAAAGGGACTCGCGGGCGTGCGCGTGGTTCGCCCGCAAGGCGAAGGACAGGAAGCATCGCGCATGCACGCCACCGAGTTCTGCTTCTTCTTCGTGCTCGCGGGTAGTCTCGAAGTGGCTCAGGGCAACCAGGCATGGCATCTGCGCGCCGACGACAGCATCGCGATCCCGGGCATGTTGCCTTATGCGTTCCGCCATTGCAGCGCGGATCTCGAGTTGCTTGAAGTGACGCTGCCGGCCGATTTCTCACTCAATTGAAGGTCTGGAGAGGCTGTTTATGATCGATCGCCACACTATCGCCTTCGTTTCAGGCGCGAACCGCGGCCTCGGGGCGCAGTTCGTCGCGCGGCTGCTGGCGCGCGGCGCCGGCAAGGTCTACGCCGCATCGCGCGGAAGTCACGTCCAACACGCTGATGCGCGCGTGATTCCAGTTACGCTCGACATCACCGATGAAGCGAGCGTGGCGAACGCCGCGCGTCTTGCCGACGACACCACGCTGCTCATCAACAATGCAGGCGTGAACCACCAGTCCGCATTTTTGTCGCCGCTCGCCGTCGAGCATGCCCGCGCCGAAATCGACGTCAATTTCCTCGGCACGTTGCGCATGGCGCGCGCGTTCGCGCCGATTCTGATCGGCCAGCGCGGCACGATGATCAACGTGTTGTCGGTACTTGCTCGGGTCAGTCTGCCGGCGATGGGCTCGCTGTGCGCATCGAAAGCGGCCGCGCTACGTCTTACCGAATCACTGCGCGCGGAACTCGCACCGCGTGGCGTGAGCGTACTTGCCGCATTGCCCGGCGCCATCGACACCGACATGAGCCGCGACTTCGACGGCCCGAAGCTCGATCCCGCCTTTACCGCCGATGCGGTGCTCGACGCCTTGCTGGGCCACACGGGCGAGGTCTATATCGGCGCGATGGCGCAAAGCCTGGCGCAAGATCTGATGGTCGACCGCGCCGCGACGCAGGCGCGAATTCTCTCCTTAGCTTGAAGGGCGGCAGCGACATGGGTTCGTATATTGACATCGACAGTCACGACGGTCAGCGCTTTCGTGCTTATCACGCGACGCCGGCCCAAGGGTCGGCGCCCGGCATCGTGCTGTTGCAGGAAATTTTCGGCATCAACGGCTATATGCGCGAGATGGCGGATCGCTTCGCGGAAGAAGGCTACGTGGTGCTAGTGCCGGACCTGTTCTGGCGTATGAAGCCGGCTGTAGAACTGGGCTACGGCGAAGCCGACTTTCGTGAAGCGCTCGGCTACAACGAAAGGCTCGATATCGATCTCGCCGTCAGCGATATCGGCTCGACCCTGAAGGCCTTGCGCGCGCTGCCGATGCTCGCGGGCAAAGTTGGCGCGATCGGCTACTGTCTCGGCGGCAAACTCGCGATGCTGGCCGCCGCGCGTCTCGATCCCGATTGCGCTGTGAGCTACTACGGTGTTGGTCTCGATGCCTACGTCGATGAAGTACCGTCGATTGGCTGCCCGATGCTGTTCCACTTCGCGGGCGAGGACGCCCACTGCTCGCCGGATGCGCGCGAAACGATGCTCGCAGCGTTCGCCGAGCGTCCGCATCTGGATGCCCATGTATATCCGGGCTGCGAGCATGCCTTCGCGACACCCGGGCGCCCACACTTCGACAAGCCCGCGGCGACAATGGCTTACTCGCGCACAGTCGCGCTATTGCGCCGCACGCTCGGCCCGATTCACGACCTGAACGCGCTTTGGGAGCGTCACTGCTACTATGAATTCGCGACGCGCGACGTCGATGCCATCCTGCCGACGATGGTCGCGCAACCGTATGTCAACCATGTACCGACCATGACCGGCGGCGTCGGTCATGACGAACTGAAGCGCTTCTATCGCTATCACTTCGTGAATTCGAACCCGGAGGACACGCGGCTCATACCCATTTCGCGCACGATCGGCGCGGACCGCATAGTCGATGAGTTCGTGTTCTGTGCGACGCACGATCGCGAAATCGACTGGCTGCTGCCGGGCCTCGCGCCGACGGGCAAATACTTTGAGGTGCCGATGCTCGCGGTCGTGTGCTTTCGCGGCGACAAGCTCTATAACGAGCATATCTATTGGGATCAGGCTTCCGTGCTCGTGCAAATCGGCGTGCTCGATCCCACCGGATTGCCGGTGAGCGGCATCCAGAGCGCGAAGAAGTTAATCGACGAAAGCCTGCCGACGAATACGCTCATGTCCAACTGGTCATCGAGCGAAAACAAGCCGGTCTGATCTGGTCCTGCTCCGCCGAGAAAGGCGCGTTGCCCGCATGCGGCAACGCGCCTTTCGTCATTTGCGCGGCAGCATGAAGCGTTGCAATTCCCGCAAACGCAGCTTGATAGATTTCGAATACCAGAATGTTTTTACGCAAGTAATGTTGCATGAGCGGTCGGTGCTGCTTGCACTCCATCCCCAATCGACGTTCACAACTCACTACTTCGCCATGCCAATCAAAATCAAGACGATATCGGCCACCGCATTGATCGCTGCATGCGGTGCGGCCCACGCCAACACCAGCTCTGTCACGTTGTATGGTCTCATCGACTACGGCGTGAATTACACGAGCAATAGCGCAGGCGGGCGCGTGATCGGCGGCGCGAGCGGCATCATGCAG belongs to Paraburkholderia aromaticivorans and includes:
- a CDS encoding MFS transporter, which translates into the protein MDSTVIDDDVRHPDPKPMRRLIVATSIGNALEWFDFAAYGFFAVTLSKLFFPAHDETVSLLMTFGTFGLSYVFRPLGALLLGRYADRRGRKAALLAALALTTVGTFICAVIPTYAQIGLAAPIGLMAARILISFSTGGEFGSGTALMIEQKSKRKAYLASWQFSSQGMSTVLASCAGLALSTQLSPEQIETWGWRAPFIFGLLVAPVGLYIRKHIDDTLPGAAHGSAHAAARNQPVRELLAQCKGRILLAAGIMAVSTAASYLMILYMPTYAVKQLHLPASTGFAATVVTGAILMLFTPIMGHLADRYGRSRMMLVSAVATLVTIYPCFAWLLSSPSFSVLMTIMVLAGALKAIYFGPLAAVLSSLFPTHMRSTGLGFSYNIGVMVFGGFTPWLVTAMIGATHNPLSPAFYLMACAVLSLACIAVYHYKLTKHI
- a CDS encoding SDR family NAD(P)-dependent oxidoreductase; protein product: MIDRHTIAFVSGANRGLGAQFVARLLARGAGKVYAASRGSHVQHADARVIPVTLDITDEASVANAARLADDTTLLINNAGVNHQSAFLSPLAVEHARAEIDVNFLGTLRMARAFAPILIGQRGTMINVLSVLARVSLPAMGSLCASKAAALRLTESLRAELAPRGVSVLAALPGAIDTDMSRDFDGPKLDPAFTADAVLDALLGHTGEVYIGAMAQSLAQDLMVDRAATQARILSLA
- a CDS encoding cupin domain-containing protein, whose amino-acid sequence is MTSFSTTRASTDAIIEGVRGIVMPMHCTDLPATMQFFIARLGFRLDAIFPADAPRTAILSRDGFTLRLGLDVANGIDTLQVLCDDPAQTPGETREIIAPNGVRVRLVHASPPMVLPPTRQQLVLSRMDGDAHWSVGRAGMRYRDLLPERHGGAFIASHIRILQGGPVPDYVHFHKIRFQTIFCRKGWVRLAYEGQGEPFLLEAGDCVLQPPEIRHRVLESSAGAEVIELGSPAEHITMADHAMTLPSTVYGPEHDFNGQRFVRHVAKQATWAPWKSPGFMVTDTGIGAATKGLAGVRVVRPQGEGQEASRMHATEFCFFFVLAGSLEVAQGNQAWHLRADDSIAIPGMLPYAFRHCSADLELLEVTLPADFSLN
- a CDS encoding dienelactone hydrolase family protein, giving the protein MGSYIDIDSHDGQRFRAYHATPAQGSAPGIVLLQEIFGINGYMREMADRFAEEGYVVLVPDLFWRMKPAVELGYGEADFREALGYNERLDIDLAVSDIGSTLKALRALPMLAGKVGAIGYCLGGKLAMLAAARLDPDCAVSYYGVGLDAYVDEVPSIGCPMLFHFAGEDAHCSPDARETMLAAFAERPHLDAHVYPGCEHAFATPGRPHFDKPAATMAYSRTVALLRRTLGPIHDLNALWERHCYYEFATRDVDAILPTMVAQPYVNHVPTMTGGVGHDELKRFYRYHFVNSNPEDTRLIPISRTIGADRIVDEFVFCATHDREIDWLLPGLAPTGKYFEVPMLAVVCFRGDKLYNEHIYWDQASVLVQIGVLDPTGLPVSGIQSAKKLIDESLPTNTLMSNWSSSENKPV
- a CDS encoding aminotransferase class V-fold PLP-dependent enzyme; its protein translation is MNDPLNDLTSDFSGWLMYHSVGVYPGHREAMKEALADFATTWCAPDDTRWDAALAARAKLLSDWAALIGAQDANVFGAQNVTDAFARYLDGLANDVLCKRTVLVAADCFPSLHYLLSGLAERRGFTLRTVPVREGEDYVRDEDFIEAWSGDVALALVTWVSSLTSKRVNLAAMSGQARRRGSLVALDVTQGIGILPFDLRDTPFDFVCGSTLKWLCGAPGTGLGYIATDALQRGAKPAVRGWFSQEDPFNWNIDAFTYASDARRFDTGTPSVLPFVASQPGMTWMRAQPQGSVRAHNLALCHSLIALIDEKGYRLLSPRADDERGASIMAEVPAHLDAANIVVKLKGAGLFVDSRGRTLRFSPGICSTQAGLARLAQCLPR